The Desulfosoma sp. region ACCTTGCGCGCCTTTTGGTCGCTGAACAAACCTACCGAGCTCTGACCATTCTTCGCGGAGAACCCTACCACAAGGGATCCTGAGCTCGGCACGTCCGCCATGGGCGGCAGGCCCAGACGGGTGCACCCGCGTGGTTGTCCTCGGCGGCGGGTCTGTAGGGGCGCGCCGCTATGTCCGCCTCCATGTTCCCCCGTTTCACGAGACTTTCGGGGCGGACACATAGGTCCGCCCCTACAAAACACCCCACATGAACCCGAAATATGGGTCCGACCTCTGAGCAATAGCATCTGGACCCGAACCCTGAATCCGCCGTCTGAATGACAAACTGGAGGCGCAAGCTGGCGTGTCCGCCCCCATGTTCCCCCGTTTCACGAGACTTTCGGGGCGGACACATAGGTCCGACCCTCCAGGTTTTTGCCTGCACATACCAAGAAAGGGTTCCGCCCTTAAGACGCCTTGGTCATAAAAACATGGCATCCAAACCTAAGGCCGCCACGTTTCGGCCAAAGGTCCCAAGGCCTTGTTGGCAGGATTTCAAACAGCGATGACTTCGGTCACCGAAGGCACTTCCTGGCGGATGATACGTTCCACTCCGGCCTTGAGTGTCATCTGGCTCATGGGACATCCATGGCAGGCTCCCGTAAGGCGCACCTTCACCACCGAACCTTCCACATCCACAAGTTCCACATTGCCCCCGTCTCTTTGCAGCATGGGCCGAATCTTGGACAGTGCCTTTTCAACTTGATCGCGCATGGTCTATCTCCTTCGTTTTCAGAATGGCATTCACTCCATTATTAAGACTTCCGTACGAACAAAGCAAACGCTAAAAGGATTCTTCAGGTGCTTTTGGATTATGAATGGTTTTAAAGAGTTAAGAAAAGACAGCGATTGACCTTTCTTTTTTTTTCCGCTAGGTTGACCGGCGCATGACCACTTCGGGGCTCGGGCGGACTTTCAGGAAAGGATGAGGATGAACCCACATAGGCTGGTGCTCAAAATTTCCGAGGAAGAAATCCGGAACCGTGTCCAGGAGCTGGCCGTGCACATCAGCCAAGATTATCAAGGCAAAGACCTTCTGCTCGTGGGAGTGCTCAAGGGAGCGTTTATTTTTCTTGCCGATCTTGTCCGCCATTTGGAGGTTCCTGCGGAAGTGGACTTTATCCGCATCGCCAGTTATGGAGCGTCAACGGAATCATCAGGAGGTGTTTCCCTCTCCAAGGATTTGGAATGCCCTATCGACAGCCGTGACGTGCTCGTGGTGGAAGACATTGTGGATACGGGCGTGACCATGCGATGGCTTATAGCACACCTGAAAAGCCGAAAGCCTCGTACGGTCAAAATTTGCGCCCTCATTGACAAATACGAAAGGCGTACGGTGGAAGTCCCCGTCGATTACGCGGGCTTTCGAATCCCTTCGGGGTTCGTCGTCGGCTATGGTTTGGACTTTGCCGAAAAGTACCGGGGACTTCGAGGCATTTACGAAGTGGTCTTTGACTCGCTCGAGGACTGTCATGCTGGTCAGCTGTGAATTGTGCGGAACCAAATACCGTGTCGATCCCAAAAGGCTTCACAAGGACAAGGTGAAAGCCCGCTGCAGTCGATGCGGCCATACCTTTGTGGTGCGGCGTTCCCAGGAGTCCGAACCCGAACCTGAATTTGAACCTTCAATGGTCGATTCCGAGGAACCGGATGTTTCAAGAGGAGCGGACGAAGAAGACGTCGAAGGCCCCACTCCTGTGGCACGGCCGGAACCTCGACCCCTTCGGCCTTCTGCAGTCCGGGAACGCTCTTCGTCCAAGCAGGTTGTCACTTTTGTTGTTCTGGCCTTGATCTTACTGGGAGTCGCCGGCGCCGCTTACTATCTCTTTTCCAAGGGAATGCTTTTTCAAAAGAAAGCCGTGCCCGTGCCCGGCAGCATGAAATCGACGGGAATTCCTCAAGTCACCATCGATCCTGACATTCGTGCGTATTTTCTGGAAAACATGTCTGCAGGCCAGATCTTTGTGGTGGAAGGAAAGGCGGTCAACGAATCGGGAGGGCCGGTGAGTTTTGTGCTTGTGGAAGGGAAGCTTTATACCACGGAGAAACAACCGGCTCAGGTACAAAAGGCCTACTGCGGCAATACCATGACCCGGGATGAATTGATGCGTCTGGATATGACCCAAATTCAAAACGTCATGATGAACCGGGAAGGCAAAGATTTGAGCAATGTCCATATTCCGTCCATGGGCAAGGTACCTTTCATGATTGTCTTTTACAACTTGCCTGAGCTTAGCCTTCTTTCGGACTACAGTGTGGAAGTGGTCAACGCTCAGGCGGATAAATGATCGAGAAGCGAGAGGGGAAACATGCTGGATCTCAAGTTCGTGCGAGAAAATATGGACCGGGTCGCCCAGATGCTTCGGGATCGGCAAATGGACATGGACATGGAGCCGTTTCGAAAGCTGGACGAGAAGCGACGAGCTCTCTTACGGGAAGTGGAACAGTTCAAGCACGAACGTAATCAAGCCTCTGAAGAGATCGCACGACGAAAGCGGGAAGGGGCCGATGCCGAAGATCTGCTGCAGGCTATGAAAGGAGTGTCGCAGCGGATCAAGGAATTGGAAACTGAACTGGCAGGTATTGAGGAGCGGTTTCGAGAAATTCTGATGTTTATTCCCAACATGCCTCATGCCTCCGTTCCGGTAGGAGTGGATGAAACAGCCAATCCCGTGGTCAAGACCTGGGGGGAACCACCCAAGTTTGATTTTGAACCCAAAGCTCATTGGGACATAGGAGAAGCTTTGGGGATTTTGGATTTTGAACGGGCGGCTCGAATGACCGGAGCACGATTCACGCTGTATTGGGGCGCCGGCGCCGCTTTGGAACGAGCCCTGATCAGTTTCATGCTGGACGTCCACACAGCCCGTCACGGCTACACGGAAGTGCTTCCGCCCTTTATGGTCAACCGCACCGCCATGACCGGCACGGGTCAGTTACCCAAGTTTGAAAAGGATCTTTTCAAATTGGAAGGTTGGGACTATTTCCTGGTGCCTACCGCAGAAGTTCCGGTGACCAATATTCACATGGACGAAACCCTGGAAGAAGACGAGCTTCCCAAGTATTACACAGCCTACACGCCATGCTTTCGATCTGAGGCGGGATCTTACGGCAAAGATACGAGAGGCCTCATTCGGCAACACCAATTCAACAAAGTGGAACTGGTGAAGCTCGTCAAGCCGGAAACATCTTACGACGAACTGCAGACCTTATTGGAAAACGCGGAAACCATTCTTCAAGAGCTAGGGTTACACTATCGCGTGGTGGTGCTGTGCACGGGTGATTTGGGCTTTTCCGCCGCCAAGACCTACGATATTGAAGTGTGGCTTCCCGGTCAAAACACGTACCGGGAAATTTCTTCGTGCAGCAACTTTGAAGATTTTCAGGCGCGTCGCGCCAATATTCGGTTCCGTCGAAAGGGAAAGAAAAAAACCGAATTGGTGCATACCCTCAACGGGTCCGGATTGGCCGTCGGGCGCACCCTTGTGGCCATTCTCGAAAATTATCAGCAGGCCGACGGAACGGTCCTCATCCCGGAAGCCTTACGTCCTTACATGCGCGGCCTGGAAAGGATCACTTCCCAGCGCTAGAGTTTAAAGATGAATCATAAGGAGCAGACGTCATGACCAAGAGTCAATTGATCGAAGCCTTGGCCAAGGCCGAGGGCATCACGCTCAAAGCCGCCGAACTCGCCGTCAATGTCACCTTTGAAAGCATGGAAAAGGCCTTGATGCAAGGAGATCGCGTGGAAATTCGAGGGTTCGGCAGCTTTAAGGTGAAAAAGTACGACGGCTACAAAGGCCGAAACCCCAAAACCGGAGAACTCATTGACGTGCGTCCCAAACGACTTCCTTTCTTTAAGGTAGGAAAAGAACTCAAAGAACGGGTCGACAAACAATAGGCAAAGAAACCTCTCCACTAAAGAAGCTTCAACAATTTTCGAACGTCGGACAACGAAGCGGCTTCCTCAAGACGACAAAAGCATGAAGCCGCTTCGGTCACAAGGCTCCGGAGTCCCTACAAAAATGGGCGCCTTTCTTTTCACATTGCCAAAATATCCTGAAGATGCCGAAGCAGATCGGCATCCGTCTTCCAGCATATGCCTTTTTCGACATTCAGCACTTCTTCAGGAACCCAAGAATCCAGATAGATGCGAACATGATTTCCTTGGGGCGCCCAAACGGCCGGGTCTGTCGGCCCAAAGATCACAAGGCTGGGGACATCCATGGCCGCCGCCACATGGGATACTCCGGAGTCACAACCCACAAAAAAGGCAGCACCGTTCAGTAAGGCCATAAGCGTGTTGAGGTCTTGGATCAGGAACACAGGCCAGCCCCATTTTTTGGAAAACGCCTCCACAAAAGAGGCAGCCTTTTCATCGGCAGGGCCACGCAGCATCACCACGGGCCTTCCAAAAAAGCCACGTGTGGCTTCAAACAAGCTCTGCCATCGGGGCATGGGCCACACCTTTCGAAGCCCACCGCTACCCATGTGCACCACCCCATAACGCCCCCAAGAAAGGCCTTTGGATGCAACCCAGGCTGCCACGTGGGAATTCATGGACGAATGGCCTAAAATTTGCGCCCTTTTTTCGGGTACGGGAAATCCAAAGGCTTTCAGCTGCTCAAAGAGGAACCGTGTCACCGGCATGGGAACTCCGTCTTGAGGAAAGGATTGGATCCAAAAAACTTTTCCCGAAAGCCGCTCTTGCAGACGTTCCACGGCAAGGTGAGCACTTTTTTGTCCCACCCAGAAAAAAAACCGGCATTCGGCCAGGGCCGAAGGAATCGGTGCCTTTTCCCACGCCTGGTCCGTAAAAAGTGCCAACCACAAAGGCTCCTGTATCGTGTGCCCCGTCACCTGATAGGGCTTGCCCGACAAAAGATCCAGATGTGCAGGTTGTGTCCACAAATGGAACCTCGCTTCTGGAAACAACTCGTAAAAAGCGTCTATTACAGGAGTAAAGAGGACAAAGTCTCCCAAGGCCCCTTGATGCCAAAAGCCCACAGAGCGGCCATCCTGGAACATTTTTGTCCCTTTCCCATAGAAAACCATCCGCTATAAAAGCCCGCAGAATCATATTTTATTTTTCTATTCTTAATACTTACGCAATTCATCTTCCGGTTGGCAAGGTTTTTTACCTTTTAAGGGAGTGTTCAGCCCCAAAGAGGAAAATGAGATATGGTCAAGGTTGAAGCGATCGTCAAGCCGTTTAAGTTGGGTGAGGTGCAGGAGTCGCCGCCTGATCCGGCTTTCAGGGCATGACCGTGACTGAAGTCAAGGGTTTTGGCTGTCAAAAAGGGCAGGTGGAACTTTACCGCGGCGCTGAACATCGAGGGGATTTCGTCCCAAGGCTTCACATGACGGTGATGACTGCGGAGGACCTGTTGGGTCGGATTGTGGAAGGTATCCGCTCAGCCGCCTCTTGAAGCGGCAGAGGCTTTCCTGGGGTCCTTTCCTCCAGCTAACCTTACGCTTAAAATCATTAAAGCGGCGGTGGATTGCGAGTCAGCGCGAAAGAAAGGAATCAGGGGACTGCATGTGAGGGAACAGGGCGATAGCGCCTCTCGGGACTTCGTTCCGGTCCCCGGCATGCCGGGCGCAGCGGAAATAGGGAGAGCCAAATCAGAGATGGCTTACGCCATGAAGCCACACTTGACCAAAGGGCACGTGGTCACGGTGTCATAAAGTCTGCAGTAAGGTCACCGTCGGTCGCTCAAAATCCAGTAAAAACCGGGATGGGCACGGCGCGTCGTGCGCCGGTTTGTTTTGAATAGCTGGTTCTCATTCATGATTTAAAAAACGCGAAACCATGAGCCTATCGAAAGCCGCAGCCATGCTGATGCGGCATCACCGTCAGAACCTGATCCCTGGATGGCGTCAAGAAAAATTAAGCGAGGCGATGATCGGGATCACGGGAAGCGGACCGTATCCCGCTTCCTTTTTCCTGGCATCTGCAGTTGCCTTGGGTCTTCGCCGTTTTATCGTCATCTGCCCAAATCTTGATGAAACTTTCACCTCGCTCGCTCGTTCCCTGGATCCCAACATTCAACTGGCTTACGTTCAAGGCTGGGTGACTCACCCCGCCACAGCCTCCTTGCTGGATCGTTGCTCGGTCCTTGTGGATTTTTCCCAACTCGGTCTTACCAACAAGCTTCTTTTTAATGCCGCTCGGAAAACTGAAACCCCATTGATCACCGTTCGATGTTTGACCGAGACAACTCAAGCCGGCTTCAGGTTTTTCAGCTACACGCCCGGTAAAGATTCGGCCGCGATCCATTCCATGATAGCTCCTCAGTCGCTTTCAGCAACACCCTGGAATGATCTTGCTCCAGCCATGGCGGTTGCGGGTCTCGCTTTGGAAGAAGTCAAAAGAATCCTTTTTGAAAGGCCCCAAACCCAAAACGTACTGACATACGTCCGTCCTTACCCCGCCCAATCTTTAAAAAATCTTTCGGTAGCGATCGTGGGCGCGGGAGCTTTGGGAAATTTCGCGGCACCGACCTTGGTCCTTTTGGGTTGCCGACGCATCACCGTCTTTGACCCGGATCGCGTGGACGTCACCAACCTAAACCGTCAAATCTTTTTTGCCCAGGATGTGGGCGCCATGAAAGCTCCGGCCTTGGCTTATCGCCTGAATATGTTTTTAGGAACCGAGATTCACGGCATTCCCAAGACCTTTGATGAACAAACGGATCTTTCAGCTTTTGACGTCGTCCTGGACTGCGTGGACAACTTTGAAACGCGTCTTGTTCTCAGTCGACGGGCTCAAGAAGAGGGGAAAATCCTTGTCTCGGGCGGCACAGGACCCCATCGAGGTCAAGTGGTGTGTTATCATCCACAATACAGTCAAGAAACACCGGCACGCATCCTCAATTTGGAGCACTTGGTGCGACGGAGATCCCTTGCCCCGGCCCATGAGCCTCCTCAACCCGTTACAGGCGCTGAGGCCGTCACCGCATCGTGCCGGCTTCAGGCGGATCCGTCTGTGGTCATGAGTAACCAGATTATCGGAGCCTTCATGGCGGATCTTCTCCACCGCATGCTTTCCGGGGAACCACCGGGAATTCTTTTTTATGAGTCCTCGGAAACAGAAGGTCTGCGGCTCAACACCTTGTGGAAGGCTGATTTTGAAGCATGAAAAAAGGCGGTCCTCATGAGACCGCCCTCAAGCCACCCTCTCCCAGCCCCTCCTGCCGGAATGGGTCACGCCACAAGAAACTGCAAGCTTCAAAGATTGTCCAAGAATTTCAGGCTCAACCTCATTGACTCAACACGAGCTGCAATCTTTGGAAGGGACGCGCTTGAGGCGCGTCCTCTCCCATTAGACTAAAAGCTGAAAAACACTTTTTGCAGAACTTTGGGGGTCACGCCCGCCATGTCCAGATACATGGTGATGCCACCCATGAAGAACGGCCAGCCGGCCCCCATAATCATCGCCAAATCCACATCCCTGGAACTGTCCACGACCTTTTCCTTTAGGATAAGATCAATCTCCTTGGCTAGGTTGCTCAGCACGCGATCGCGAATCTCATCGGCGAGGAATTCCTTTTGACCCTTCTTGACCCAGAGCTTTTCCACTTCAGGATCGACCTTCTTGGTCTTAGCTCCCGGCACATAAATGCTTTTCTTGCCGGCATCCACCAGTTTCTTGAAATTGGCGTTAAGCGGAAAACGTTCCGAACCAAAGGCATGGTTGAGGGTTTCCGCCACATGGTACGCCACGGGAAAGCCCACCAGGGCCAGCAGGTCAAAGGGAGCCATGGGCAATCCCAAGCCTAGCAGAGCTTCGTCCACTTGAATGAAATCGGCGCCTTCGTCCACCATAGCGAGGCAATCAGCCAGCATCTTGGTTAGAATGCGGTTGACCAGAAAAGCCGGAGCATCCTTGACCAGGACACCGGTCTTTTTAAGTTTTTTGGCCAGATCAAAAGCGGTGGCCAAGGTGAGATCGTTGGTTTGAGGCGTCTTGATGATTTCCACCAAAGGCAGCACAGCCACCGGGTTGAAAAAGTGGAAGCCGACCACCCGTTCCGGATGTTTCAGGTCTGCCCCCATCTCGGTGACGCTGAGAGACGAGGTGTTGGTGGCGAGAAGACATTCCGGACCCACCACCGCTTCCACTTCCGCAAACACCTGTTTCTTGATGTCCATGCGTTCAAACACGGCTTCGATCACAAAATCGCAGTCGGCAAAATCATCATAGCTCAGGGTACCGTGCAGAAGGCTGGAAAGGTAGCGAGCGCGGGCTTCGGGCATGCGGCCCTTTTCCACCATCTTTTGAAATTCCTGATGGACATAAGCACAGCCCTTGTCCACGAATTCCTGCTTGATGTCCTTCATGACCACAGGAACACCCAGCCGATAGATGAAAAGCTGAGCCAACTGGGATGCCATGAGACCGGCCCCGATGATGCCCACCTTTTTCACAGGTTTCGGCTTGGCCTCGGGCACCCCTTTGACCTTCTTGGCATAGCGGTTCACCAGATCAAAAGCGTAAATGGAACACTTGCACTGACGGCTCTTAATGAGGTCCCCCAAGGCCTTGTTCTCTTCCTCAAAGCCCTGGTCCACATCCCATTTGGTGGCCCCTTCGATGAGTTCGATGGCGCGATAGGGTGCCGGAGCCGCTCCATGGACTTTGCTGTCCACGAATTCCTTGGCTTTGGTGATGGCGGCCTTGAGGTTGGTGACTTTCGGAGTCTGACGTTCCACCTTTTCGGTGCCTGCAATAATCCCCATGAGGAAACGGAGCGAGTCGTCGAAAAATTCGGCTCCGTCAAACAATCGATCCGCCAGACCCATTTCATAGGCCTTGAGGCCGTCAATCATGCGGTTTTGATTGAGGGCATTGAAAATGATGAGTTCCAAAGCTTTTTCCGGGCCGAGAAGCTTGGTGGCCAGGGTGCAGCCGCCCCATCCGGGAATCAGGCCGATAAAACATTCGGGAAAGCCCATGGCCGGAACACTTCGAGACACGGTGCGATAGTTGCAATAGAGACCGATTTCCAGGCCGCCCCCCAGAGCCACACCGTTGTAAGCCGCGACGGTTGGAAAAGGCAGGTCCATGAGGCGCTTCATGATGGTATGGCCTGCCTTACCGATCTGGTAACCCTGTTCAAAGGTGGTGACAAAAGGCACCTGGGTGAGATCGGCTCCGGCCGCAAAGATGTAAGGTTTTCCCGTGAGCATGAGGCCCTTCACGTCTTTTTCGGCCAACACGGTGTCAATGGCCTCATTGAGCGACATGAGGGCGGCTTCGCTGAACACATTGGGTTTTTTGTAATCATGCCCGTTGTCCATGGTCACGATGGCCAGCTTGCCAACGGGAGAGTTCCAGAAATTGACGAAAAACTTGGTCACCGGTTCGCCCATGACAATCCCCCTTTATTCGGACTTCGCGGTTTGAAGGTTTTCCCAAATGACCGATCCCCCTTGGCCCAAACCCACGCACATGGCCGCCAAACCGTAGCGCGCTTCGGGATGGGCTTCAAAATAGTGCATGAGGTGAATCATGAGCCGCGGGCCGGAAGAAGCCAAAGGATGCCCGAAAGCAATGGCTCCGCCGTAAGGATTCAGGCGCTTGTCATCGGGAATCTTCATGCCGAATTCCTTCATGAATACAATGGCTTGAACCGCAAAGGCTTCGTTGAGTTCGATCACGTCAAGATCTTCAAATTTTAAGCCTGTGCGTGCCAAAACCTTGTGGGTGGACGGCACGGGACCATAGCCCATGATTTCCGGCTTGACGCCCGCATAGGCATATCCCACCAAGCGCATCTTCGGCTTAAGGCCCAGTTCCTTGGCCTTGTCGGCAGACATGAGCAGCACACCGCAGGCACCATCGTTCAATCCGGAAGCATTTCCAGGTGTCACCTTACCTTGAACACGAAACGGGGTCTTCAGGGTGGCCAAGGCTTCCATGGTTGTTTCCGGGCGAGGCTGTTCGTCACGGTCCGCCACCACCCAACCGTTCTTGGTGTAGACGGTCATGGGAACGATCATTTTCTGAATGATACCGTCCTGGTAGGCCTTGTAGGCCTTCTTCTGGCAATGGTACGCGTATTCGTCGGCCATTTCCTTGGTGATCTCGGGAAACATGTCATGCAGGTTTTCCGCGGTCTTGCCCATGACCAGAGCATCTTCGGAAACGATTTTTTCCGCAATGAAACGCGGATTGGGATCGGCGGTCGCTCCCATGGGATGATGCCCCATATGTTCCACACCGCCGGCAATGGCCACATCCACGGAACCCAATGCGATCTCCGAAGCGGCGCAGGTGACGGCCGTCATGCCGCCCGCGCACATGCGATCTACGGAAAAACCCGCCGTGGATTCGGGCAGACCGGCCAAAATGGCCGTGGTGCGCCCCATGGTCAAGCCCTGGTCCCCTTCCTGCGTGGTGGCACCCCACACGTTCTCTTCAACCATTTCGGGTTTCACCTGAGGGTTTCGACGCAGAAGCTCCCTGATCACTTTGACCACCATGTCATCGGCACGCGTCATCCAAAAGATGCCCTTTTCTCCGGCTTTTCCAAACGCCGTGCGAACCCCGTCCACTAAAACCACGTCCCTAAGCTTCATCGAATGTCCTCCTTGTTGTTAAACAAGAGCGAATCCTTCCTCGGGAATTTCCAAAGGCGACTTGTCGCTGGTCATGATCGCTCGAGCCTTCCCGGCTGCCTGGGTGAGCACCTGGGTGATCCAGAATTTGGCCGAAGCGATCTTGCCGGCGTAAAAGGCGGCACTGCGGTTGGACTGCAGCACGGCTTGGCGTGCCTTGTCGTCCTTGGCTCCATGGTCCGCATAAATTTCATAAAGTTTGCGGTCCGCAATGTAGGCCTGCCACAGGAGCAACAGCCCCAGCGTGACATCGCCGAAAAGATCCAAATAAGGCTTGGCGTAGAGAATGGGCACGTGAAATTCGTCGGTCA contains the following coding sequences:
- the serS gene encoding serine--tRNA ligase, which gives rise to MLDLKFVRENMDRVAQMLRDRQMDMDMEPFRKLDEKRRALLREVEQFKHERNQASEEIARRKREGADAEDLLQAMKGVSQRIKELETELAGIEERFREILMFIPNMPHASVPVGVDETANPVVKTWGEPPKFDFEPKAHWDIGEALGILDFERAARMTGARFTLYWGAGAALERALISFMLDVHTARHGYTEVLPPFMVNRTAMTGTGQLPKFEKDLFKLEGWDYFLVPTAEVPVTNIHMDETLEEDELPKYYTAYTPCFRSEAGSYGKDTRGLIRQHQFNKVELVKLVKPETSYDELQTLLENAETILQELGLHYRVVVLCTGDLGFSAAKTYDIEVWLPGQNTYREISSCSNFEDFQARRANIRFRRKGKKKTELVHTLNGSGLAVGRTLVAILENYQQADGTVLIPEALRPYMRGLERITSQR
- a CDS encoding zinc-ribbon domain-containing protein, which translates into the protein MLVSCELCGTKYRVDPKRLHKDKVKARCSRCGHTFVVRRSQESEPEPEFEPSMVDSEEPDVSRGADEEDVEGPTPVARPEPRPLRPSAVRERSSSKQVVTFVVLALILLGVAGAAYYLFSKGMLFQKKAVPVPGSMKSTGIPQVTIDPDIRAYFLENMSAGQIFVVEGKAVNESGGPVSFVLVEGKLYTTEKQPAQVQKAYCGNTMTRDELMRLDMTQIQNVMMNREGKDLSNVHIPSMGKVPFMIVFYNLPELSLLSDYSVEVVNAQADK
- a CDS encoding ThiF family adenylyltransferase; the encoded protein is MSLSKAAAMLMRHHRQNLIPGWRQEKLSEAMIGITGSGPYPASFFLASAVALGLRRFIVICPNLDETFTSLARSLDPNIQLAYVQGWVTHPATASLLDRCSVLVDFSQLGLTNKLLFNAARKTETPLITVRCLTETTQAGFRFFSYTPGKDSAAIHSMIAPQSLSATPWNDLAPAMAVAGLALEEVKRILFERPQTQNVLTYVRPYPAQSLKNLSVAIVGAGALGNFAAPTLVLLGCRRITVFDPDRVDVTNLNRQIFFAQDVGAMKAPALAYRLNMFLGTEIHGIPKTFDEQTDLSAFDVVLDCVDNFETRLVLSRRAQEEGKILVSGGTGPHRGQVVCYHPQYSQETPARILNLEHLVRRRSLAPAHEPPQPVTGAEAVTASCRLQADPSVVMSNQIIGAFMADLLHRMLSGEPPGILFYESSETEGLRLNTLWKADFEA
- a CDS encoding glycosyltransferase family 9 protein, with the protein product MFQDGRSVGFWHQGALGDFVLFTPVIDAFYELFPEARFHLWTQPAHLDLLSGKPYQVTGHTIQEPLWLALFTDQAWEKAPIPSALAECRFFFWVGQKSAHLAVERLQERLSGKVFWIQSFPQDGVPMPVTRFLFEQLKAFGFPVPEKRAQILGHSSMNSHVAAWVASKGLSWGRYGVVHMGSGGLRKVWPMPRWQSLFEATRGFFGRPVVMLRGPADEKAASFVEAFSKKWGWPVFLIQDLNTLMALLNGAAFFVGCDSGVSHVAAAMDVPSLVIFGPTDPAVWAPQGNHVRIYLDSWVPEEVLNVEKGICWKTDADLLRHLQDILAM
- a CDS encoding NifU family protein encodes the protein MRDQVEKALSKIRPMLQRDGGNVELVDVEGSVVKVRLTGACHGCPMSQMTLKAGVERIIRQEVPSVTEVIAV
- a CDS encoding 3-hydroxyacyl-CoA dehydrogenase NAD-binding domain-containing protein yields the protein MGEPVTKFFVNFWNSPVGKLAIVTMDNGHDYKKPNVFSEAALMSLNEAIDTVLAEKDVKGLMLTGKPYIFAAGADLTQVPFVTTFEQGYQIGKAGHTIMKRLMDLPFPTVAAYNGVALGGGLEIGLYCNYRTVSRSVPAMGFPECFIGLIPGWGGCTLATKLLGPEKALELIIFNALNQNRMIDGLKAYEMGLADRLFDGAEFFDDSLRFLMGIIAGTEKVERQTPKVTNLKAAITKAKEFVDSKVHGAAPAPYRAIELIEGATKWDVDQGFEEENKALGDLIKSRQCKCSIYAFDLVNRYAKKVKGVPEAKPKPVKKVGIIGAGLMASQLAQLFIYRLGVPVVMKDIKQEFVDKGCAYVHQEFQKMVEKGRMPEARARYLSSLLHGTLSYDDFADCDFVIEAVFERMDIKKQVFAEVEAVVGPECLLATNTSSLSVTEMGADLKHPERVVGFHFFNPVAVLPLVEIIKTPQTNDLTLATAFDLAKKLKKTGVLVKDAPAFLVNRILTKMLADCLAMVDEGADFIQVDEALLGLGLPMAPFDLLALVGFPVAYHVAETLNHAFGSERFPLNANFKKLVDAGKKSIYVPGAKTKKVDPEVEKLWVKKGQKEFLADEIRDRVLSNLAKEIDLILKEKVVDSSRDVDLAMIMGAGWPFFMGGITMYLDMAGVTPKVLQKVFFSF
- the hpt gene encoding hypoxanthine phosphoribosyltransferase, with protein sequence MNPHRLVLKISEEEIRNRVQELAVHISQDYQGKDLLLVGVLKGAFIFLADLVRHLEVPAEVDFIRIASYGASTESSGGVSLSKDLECPIDSRDVLVVEDIVDTGVTMRWLIAHLKSRKPRTVKICALIDKYERRTVEVPVDYAGFRIPSGFVVGYGLDFAEKYRGLRGIYEVVFDSLEDCHAGQL
- a CDS encoding thiolase family protein — protein: MKLRDVVLVDGVRTAFGKAGEKGIFWMTRADDMVVKVIRELLRRNPQVKPEMVEENVWGATTQEGDQGLTMGRTTAILAGLPESTAGFSVDRMCAGGMTAVTCAASEIALGSVDVAIAGGVEHMGHHPMGATADPNPRFIAEKIVSEDALVMGKTAENLHDMFPEITKEMADEYAYHCQKKAYKAYQDGIIQKMIVPMTVYTKNGWVVADRDEQPRPETTMEALATLKTPFRVQGKVTPGNASGLNDGACGVLLMSADKAKELGLKPKMRLVGYAYAGVKPEIMGYGPVPSTHKVLARTGLKFEDLDVIELNEAFAVQAIVFMKEFGMKIPDDKRLNPYGGAIAFGHPLASSGPRLMIHLMHYFEAHPEARYGLAAMCVGLGQGGSVIWENLQTAKSE
- a CDS encoding HU family DNA-binding protein; amino-acid sequence: MTKSQLIEALAKAEGITLKAAELAVNVTFESMEKALMQGDRVEIRGFGSFKVKKYDGYKGRNPKTGELIDVRPKRLPFFKVGKELKERVDKQ